Proteins from one Hyperolius riggenbachi isolate aHypRig1 chromosome 4, aHypRig1.pri, whole genome shotgun sequence genomic window:
- the LOC137570678 gene encoding nuclear receptor subfamily 0 group B member 2-like, with translation MACKPERTGACQCNRDPVNSILFRMLNSEISPKLYSPHDHYRHNCNSSSGCPCDSNDKVSMCPCEGNRKVLLKNTDVTCQKASEVLLKTVAFIKNVPCFYQLPQEDQILLIHNCWAPLFVLGLAQERVYFEWNELSVPSLLKKILLNQSACTGDTTLKPQAGVCFKDVQRIQMLLHRLWSLALCAKEYAYLKGMLLFNPSISGMRFPQYVQTLQLEAQQTLMEFTSRTHLRSHTRFAWMLEALEHLKTIDPKVITEFFFKPVFGEINLEEVLLETLFIN, from the exons ATGGCTTGTAAGCCTGAGAGGACTGGAGCCTGCCAATGTAACAGAGATCCAGTCAATAGTATTCTTTTCCGAATGCTCAATTCTGAAATTTCACCAAAACTGTACAGCCCACATGACCATTACAGACACAACTGTAATTCGTCTAGTGGCTGCCCCTGTGACAGCAATGACAAAGTGTCAATGTGTCCTTGTGAAGGCAACAGGAAGGTGTTGCTGAAAAACACTGACGTTACctgtcagaaagcatcagaagttTTATTAAAAACAGTAGCTTTTATTAAAAATGTCCCATGCTTCTACCAGCTGCCACAGGAGGATCAGATTCTGCTTATCCACAACTGCTGGGCTCCACTGTTTGTTTTAGGACTGGCTCAAGAACGGGTTTATTTTGAATGGAATGAGCTTTCTGTACCTAGTCTCTTGAAAAAGATACTTCTTAATCAGTCTGCCTGCACTGGTGACACCACACTGAAACCCCAAGCTGGAGTATGTTTCAAAGATGTGCAGCGGATACAGATGTTGCTACATAGACTTTGGAGCTTGGCTTTATGTGCAAAGGAATACGCTTATCTTAAAGGGATGCTGCTGTTTAATCCAA GTATAAGCGGTATGAGGTTCCCACAGTATGTCCAGACATTGCAGCTAGAAGCTCAGCAAACACTAATGGAGTTTACATCAAGGACACACCTCAGAAGTCACACCCGCTTTGCCTGGATGCTAGAAGCTCTAGAACATCTCAAGACCATTGACCCCAAAGTGATCACAGAGTTTTTCTTCAAGCCTGTCTTTGGAGAAATCAATCTAGAGGAGGTTTTGCTCGAAACTTTGTTCATCAACTAA